Within the Arachis duranensis cultivar V14167 chromosome 10, aradu.V14167.gnm2.J7QH, whole genome shotgun sequence genome, the region tacTTCATTGGCTCTCTAGCAGGATTCAAGGATTAATCCGTTTGCTgctttatttaagaatttgtcGCTAACTAATGAGTTGTTACATATATAGGTTAAGAATCAAATACCTGACATTTGCTTAAACGTATTAGTGAGCTAATCACTACATCAAACCAAATTAATTTGTTCAACGAAATTTGATGATTCAAGTTCAGTTTTTCAACCCATCATGGCACCACAAAAAGCACTGATGAAATTGAAGCAGAAACCAGGGTCTCGTATATATGAATGATATTAAGCCCAATATAATGCTTTGGGCTTATCCTATTTAATGATTTGGACCTTCTGTTGGGCCTTTTCCTTGACTGAATCCCAACGCGgttgactaaaaaaaaaaaaacaagaaacttGTTAGATTCATCTATAGCACTCTTCAATCCAAAATGGActctcttaattttatttttttttaattgtttgctAAAgtatggtatttttttttctttcaagtgagataaaaaaaaacatatgaaaaatatattaaatgataaaaaatacattttatcaaataattaaaaaaaattaaaaggattcACTCCCTTCTTCAATCCTCATTCATGTTGCATACAAGGTATCAATTTAGTAGTGAAATTTCTGGATTTATAATAGGTACATTTCGAGTTTGAAACTTAATTGAGGCTAATTATGAATAAAAACTTTTAATATTGTGTATATGAGTGTGTAATGTACGTGAGTATTATAatgttataatatttaaaattgaagATTATTCAACCCAatgtcacaaaaaaaatcatgtttgagttaattttaaacttttattattgttggtttTATGTAAATCAATGATCAAACACAAACTATTATAGTAGAAATCATTTTATTcagaatttttttagttattttttaaattttatttaaaaattcattattatttaataattattatatgtataatatagaatttaaatttttgacaattaattaaataaatgagTAAGCTAACTATTGAACTAATCTAAATTGATTTCCATCAAATTCAAAGCTTATTGTCAGTTTATCACTAATAAAATGCTAAAGTGattgtcactaatgttcttTCATaggaaaaacaaaatgaagtgATGTACTAATTCATCtctaaaataatttgttttaaatcaattttcctCCCCTAGTGCGTGCAGCCGTGCACCACGATCCTCATTGCTATGTGATTTTTTTGTTGACATCAGTCGATCTTTTATTACATAATTAATAGTTAATTGGTTTagagaaaagcaataaaaacaGGTTATGCAAATGCAAACAAACACTTGCCTTGGTTGGAAACTTTCCGTTTTGGGAAAACGAAACAAATTCTTGTCCTTTTGATGAAATGACTGCATTACCCCCAACTAAGGAATGAATAAACAACTCTTTTGTTTCCTAAGAAAATGAGAAAGGAAAGGGTATATAGGTAAATAGAATTGTGGCGGCACATGTGTGTGAAATTGTGAATGCTCAAGGGTCAACATATTAGTGTAGAGGCATAATGAACCGTCAAACGAACAAAGAAGCAACACGTGTTGTATGCTCACCATCCTAGTGGAAAGACCTAATGCCACTCTACACAACCTTGCATACACGTGTCACACGCAGCTACCAAAAGCTTCAAtacaatcaaaatcaaataaacttactataaataataattgtatcTTATCCTAGGTCTAAATTTGAGAACATACTAACTCTTCATTATTAGAAACACACTTCACTTAATATGGGTAGGTCAACTGGGGCACTGTCCGTCGGCAAGGTCATTGGAGAAGTTGTCGACCCCTTCACTCCGACCGCTGAAATCACAGTTATCTACGGCTCCAAACAGGTGGCTAACGGTTGTGAAATCAAACCTTCTCTAGCAGCTGATAAACCCCATGTTCAAATTCTAGGTTCCTCTAATAATGCTGCCCATCTCTACACTCTGGTATTATATGCCaccattatttatatattaatattaattcatcaataaataaatagttcATCAAATTACATTATGTAGGAAAAATGGTAGAACTTTATTTTGAggttagttattatttatttcttataaTAATGTTGCACTGTGTGGTTTGTGTTTATAATATGTTTTGGTATAGGTAATGGTGGATCCTGATGCTCCAAGTCCTAGTGAACCATCATACAGAGAGTGGCTCCACTGGTATTCAATTACACTTGGTCTATTCTTTTATTCCAATAATTGCAGATTGTTAAAAATTATGTTAGCTAAATCTAGCTAGGGTTAAAATTTGATATCGTTCGGTACTATGTTGCAACCATTGTTCTTTTAAGACATCTTTGTTAAAAGTTTATAGCACCAAAGAGttcaaagaaagaaataatgatAAGGTGGATGTTGTTTTGGATTATCGTTGTATTAATACGAACTCCATGCttctatttattaaatatttgtatAGATCAGTAAATACTTTGCGAAGAAAATCTAATCCTAAACTATTTAACCTATAATGTTAATTGTTTGatgaattagaaaaaaaataagagagggAGAAAAATAAGTTATTCTTATAGtcgaagagaataaaaaatttatttaaaaatatttgttgagttattatactttatatattatgtactctttatgtattcttattaaaaaaaattataacaaataacaaataaatctatatctattaaaaatactatGTACTCTTTATTATTActtactaaaaaataatctaacaTCTTGCATTATAATCAAGAAATTGCATTATAATCAAGAAATTGTAAATATAGATAAAGATATATTGTATAAATGATGACATATAATTTACAATTCATATTGATTATGATTGAAATTGACAGGATGGTTGTGGATATCCCTAATGGTTCTGATGTCACTCAAGGTTAGTAAATAATAAACAAGAACTTGTGTCACATAATAAgcatttaattttgatataatatatattataaaataatatatcagtaaaaataattattttttatattgattgaataaataattatttaaaaaatagatataattatacaattatataaaatattttatatcttcAATATcaatgaatcaaaattaaatttcaccTAATAATGTATGAATGTGATTGACATATATTGGTTTTGAAACTATATTACTGTAGGGAAGGAGTTGGTGACGTACACAGGACCATGTCCACCGGTGGGAATTCACCGCTACGTTTTTGCAGTATTTAATCAAAGTAATGAAGGCCCAACAACTCAAATTGGGCCTCCAAATGGACGGCCCAATTTCAATACTCGCCAGTTTGCTTCCCAACACTATCTTGGGCCTCCGGTTGCCGCTATATACTTCAATTCTCAGAAGGAACCTAAGACTAGGAAACGTCAATGACATTCAAACTTTGTCATTTCCTatgaccaaaaagaaaaaaactttgTCATTTCCTGTGGCTGAGGCTTGTACCATTTGCCTCCTAATGTGTCTGTGTGTTGTGCTTGGACCTTGGTTTGTGTTTCTACTTTCTTCGGTAGTTTTGTATGGTTTTGTTACCTATGTTATCAATGCTGCTGTCCTTTTAGCTAGGATTCTTAATGTTTGATCTTCAAggtttgattaattaattgtatGCAAAAGTGTGACACTAAAATTTCTGGGATAAACGCTTGTTAAGTTAAATATATTTGTAAAATTGTATAAATTGAATCCTCAACTACCGTGTTAAATCAATGATTGTTGTGCGGATTACATTTTTAAATGATGTTTTAACGATGAGTGTGTAAACCGAACAAATAATGAGAGGTTCATAGACATCGATGTGGTTGAATTTTATGCATGTAAACGTGACACGTTACCTGAAGTAGCAACACATATGTTGCTATCATTGGAGAACAGCATGCAAGCAAACCAGCAACtaaagatgatgatgagacCAAGTCTTATTATTTGTGTATTGTGGACCAAGAAATTCGTAAACATAAGATGAACTTAATTATTAAGATTTAAAGCTATAAACTTAAAACTTTCATAGTTGTATGCTTCTAAAGTGCAGTTTAATTTGGTCGATATTCTTTACATTGAAAATCGTAGTAAagataatttctaaattataactcaatttttttctagTAATCTCCGTATTTAGTCAGATTCAAGTGGATTAAATTTGGTCTAAtcttaattgtttaattttatagtaCTGTATTATTAGTTATAAACATAAATTAGATTTAGTCTCACTTTCTAATAAATCAAAACGCCAACAAATATATCTCCctatttttttcagaaaatacTCCAAATAAATCACAGCAGTATCAGTCATTACTATGATGATATATTACAAAACTCATCTGGGttttatcttatttcttttattgcAATAGTTTAATTCCAATTTCCAAGTCAAAGCAAACCAGCTTCAGACGACCGGCCGCTTTATATAGATcagtaatttttcttttatttcacaaaacttttttgtgcttttttttttgtataattgattttttatctaattaaaaaattataacgaTGTCTTGTAAACAGAACTaattttctagaatttaaattgctaattttcattaaaaattggtaatttattagtattattcaataaaaaattattacaaaataagaagacataattaattttcattctACCATTTGAAAAGcattacaaataaataataatttcttaTTTGAAAATAGAATTTAGTTTTGATTTCACTTATAATAAacttgtaaaaataattaacttttaaaattattatatataaataatcttCTAAAAAATTGTacgaaaatatgaaataatttacgtacattaaaattaatctattataaGTATTGAATTTAAACTTTTATCAGTGATGTTAGCAccctaaaaataatactaaagtATAAATAGTTTCTTGTTTGATTATTTAAATATGGAAAATatagtgatttttttttcttttccattttggTAGGAATTGGAGTGCTCTAGGGTTTCCTGTATTAGTGATGGGCGCCAATCGTTGAACGTCGCCAACATCACATTCACATATTCATTCACGTCAAAAGTTTGTTCCTTTTTTGgttttcttctctaatttctATAATCATAATCACTGTTCGTCAACGACATCCTCCAAAGGATTATATccatagtatgttctcttctttcccAGGTTCTCTCCCTCTTTCAATttctataatatatatttttttaagtttatttatttatttatttagatttcGTTTTCGCGGTAGATGTTTGATTTGGCTGATTAGTGAGGAAACTTGTGTTTATTTGATTAGCGGAATGATTTTGATTGTGTTTCTTTCTCCCTATGAATGAATCTTTGATTGGTCAGATCAGAATGCACCTGATCTGATTCTCAGTGCCAATCCTTCAATTTCCCAAAAGCTATTCAATTATCAAACGCTGCCATTCTTAGATAGCAACCACGTGGTGGAAATTGCTGGAACCTCCAAAGAAATTGGAACAAATAATTGGGCCCTCTTGTATTCTCTGTTAACTCATTTCTTAGCTTCTGTATCGCTTTTTTAggaattagaatttagaatacaCGTTCATTTGGTGTATTCATCCAAAGTTTAATGCTATTGCTCACTATACCTTCTGTGGTTGAACAAGTGAAGAGCAGTAGCTAATATTACCGAAGTAAAGGTTTTGTTTTTATGCAGAAATAGATggaaaatgaaaatattaatgAATTATGTGATTAAATCCTTGTTGTGGTTCACTTAGCTATTGATTTGCAGATATCAGATGCATAAACATATAAGGAAAGCTGCTCGATTGTTTCTTCGAGGTCACAGAAGTGGACACCTGGAAGTGGGTAGACATGGGGTGATTGTCACAGCTGGACACAACATCCACCAATACAGGTCCTACATGCAATATAAGTTTCCTGGTGAAGCACGTCGGTCATTGTTGTGGTATGAGACATATGGGAGCTTTCATAAATGTTATTCTCTTAGGAATACTTCAGTAATCTCAGCAAGAAATGCGACGACACTTAATAATGCTCAAATTGCCTGGAAATCACTGTACAGAAAGTATTGTTCCAGTCGTGACACACTTCCCACCATAAATACGATTGCTCAGGCTGTGAGCCTTGCCTTTTCTCGTTATTATTTTCTTGTCCCTGGCATTTTTGCGCTTACATGTGGAGAGCTTGCATTGGCTCGGGGAAATTGGGTAGATGCAGATCGCTACCAATCACAGAATGCTCTGTATGTTCGTGCACAAGATGGGTACAATTACATGTTTGCTTTTACATACCTTGTAGTTGAAGGAATTGTCCTATTACTTAGAGCTCTATATCTAGCCATATTATTCTCTCCAAGTATCGTGATGGCACCATTTGCAGACTATCTTGGACCAAAATACAGGGAATTGTGGCTCCAGGTCGTTCATCGTACGCTAGAAAAGTCAGGTCCAGCATTCATAAAATGGGGTCAGTGGGCAGCTACACGGCCTGATCTGTTTCCACGAGATCTATGCTCTAAGCTTTCAGAACTTCATTCCAAAGCTCCTGAGCATAGCTTTAACTACACAaagaaaactatagaaaaagCATTTGGCCGAAAAATTTctgagatttttgaaaactttgaaGAATTGCCTGTCGCATCTGGAAGCATTGCCCAAGTGCATCGTGCTAAATTAAAATATCGTTATCCTGGTCAACAAGGAAACCTCATGGATGTAGCTGTAAAGGTTAGGCATCCTGGTGTGGGAGAATCAATCAGAAGAGATTTTGCTATCCTAAATTTGGCGGCAAAACTTTCAAACTTCATCCCTGCCCTAAATTGGCTAAGGTTAGATGAGAGTGTGCAACAGTTTGCAGTTTACCTGGTGCATCCTGCTGTATTGGTAGAAACGTATGAGAAGGGGGAAAGTGTATCGCATTATGTTGATGATCTTCAAGGACATGAAAGGATTAAGTCTGCTCTTGCTCACATTGGGACTCATGCACTCTTGAAGATGCTTCTGgtaaaaaatatctcttttaTTTGTAAACTTTTGTCCTGTTGCATTGTGTTGATTGGTGATAGCATCAGAATCAATGCTTTTATTTTGAGCCTTcttgatatatatatttctcATCATAAAAGCGAAAATTATTATTACTCATGGATCATGACTTGAAATAATATAACTAGGGAACAAGAATATTAAGTTATTGGCTTATGTTTAAAAATATCTAGCTTAACCCTAGCTATTTCAACATGTATGGAGCACAGGAGCAATTGTTAGGAAATTAAGATGCTAATATATACATCCAAGTTAGGTCTGGGTTTGATTTGTCCTATTTAATTGGTTAAGCAACTA harbors:
- the LOC107468507 gene encoding protein MOTHER of FT and TFL1, with translation MGRSTGALSVGKVIGEVVDPFTPTAEITVIYGSKQVANGCEIKPSLAADKPHVQILGSSNNAAHLYTLVMVDPDAPSPSEPSYREWLHWMVVDIPNGSDVTQGKELVTYTGPCPPVGIHRYVFAVFNQSNEGPTTQIGPPNGRPNFNTRQFASQHYLGPPVAAIYFNSQKEPKTRKRQ
- the LOC107468659 gene encoding uncharacterized protein LOC107468659, which encodes MHKHIRKAARLFLRGHRSGHLEVGRHGVIVTAGHNIHQYRSYMQYKFPGEARRSLLWYETYGSFHKCYSLRNTSVISARNATTLNNAQIAWKSLYRKYCSSRDTLPTINTIAQAVSLAFSRYYFLVPGIFALTCGELALARGNWVDADRYQSQNALYVRAQDGYNYMFAFTYLVVEGIVLLLRALYLAILFSPSIVMAPFADYLGPKYRELWLQVVHRTLEKSGPAFIKWGQWAATRPDLFPRDLCSKLSELHSKAPEHSFNYTKKTIEKAFGRKISEIFENFEELPVASGSIAQVHRAKLKYRYPGQQGNLMDVAVKVRHPGVGESIRRDFAILNLAAKLSNFIPALNWLRLDESVQQFAVYLVHPAVLVETYEKGESVSHYVDDLQGHERIKSALAHIGTHALLKMLLVDNFIHADMHPGNILVRVSQSNSRKRLFKSKPHVIFLDVGMTAELSGSDRVNLVEFFKAVALRDGRTAALCALSLSKQQNCPNPNAFIEEVEEAFTFWGTPEGDLVHPAECMEQLLEKVRRHRVNIDGNVCTVMVTTLVLEGWQRKLDPGYNVMQTLQTLLLRADWAKSLSYTIDGLMAP